Proteins encoded in a region of the Bradyrhizobium sp. CB3481 genome:
- a CDS encoding IS66 family transposase: MDADRDTVPDDVAALKEALAVERAKGLEIAAELAVARAKASEDEALIAQQQLQIAKLKHQIYGQRSERSARLIEQLALTFEELEADATEDELAAERAVAKTTVRGFTRKRAERQTFPEHLPRERVVIEGPTACECCGSNRLRKLGEDVTRTLEVVPRQWKVIETVREKFSCRDCEKISQPPAPFHAIARGWAGPSLLAMIMFEKFGQHQPLNRQAERYALEGVPIALSTMADAVGSVCASLDPLLRLVEAHVMAAERLHADDTTVPVLAKGKTDTGRCWIYVRDDRPFGGAGPPAAMFYYSRDRKGEHPQQHLARYAGILQADAYDGYNQLYLAGREPGPIREAACWSHGRRPFFAMADIEENARRKGAGKKEIPLSPIAIEVVRRIDALFEIERSINGRSPEGRLQVRQTLSRPLVEDLQVYMREQLAKLSRGHDLAKAFNYILKRWASFTLFLEDGRVCLSNNAAERGLRGIALGRKSWLFCGSDRGGRRAAAMYSLIITAKMNGIDPQAWLTDILARIAAHPAHRLDELLPWNWTPASTLSARAA, encoded by the coding sequence ATGGATGCCGACCGCGACACTGTTCCGGATGACGTTGCCGCCCTGAAGGAGGCGCTGGCGGTCGAGCGCGCGAAGGGTTTGGAGATCGCCGCCGAGCTCGCGGTCGCTCGCGCGAAGGCGTCGGAAGACGAAGCGCTGATCGCCCAGCAGCAGTTGCAGATTGCCAAGCTGAAGCATCAGATCTATGGGCAGCGGTCGGAACGTTCGGCGCGGCTGATCGAGCAGTTGGCACTGACGTTCGAAGAGCTGGAAGCCGACGCCACCGAGGACGAGCTTGCGGCGGAACGAGCCGTGGCGAAGACGACGGTGCGCGGATTTACGCGCAAGCGCGCTGAGCGCCAGACCTTCCCTGAGCACCTTCCCAGGGAGCGGGTGGTGATCGAAGGACCTACGGCTTGTGAATGCTGCGGCAGCAATCGCCTTCGCAAGCTCGGCGAGGACGTGACGCGCACGCTGGAAGTAGTGCCGCGCCAGTGGAAGGTGATCGAGACGGTCCGGGAGAAGTTCTCCTGCCGCGATTGCGAGAAGATCAGCCAGCCGCCGGCGCCATTCCATGCCATCGCCCGGGGATGGGCCGGCCCGAGCCTCCTGGCCATGATCATGTTCGAGAAGTTCGGCCAGCATCAGCCCTTGAACCGCCAGGCCGAGCGCTATGCCCTGGAAGGGGTGCCGATCGCGCTGTCGACCATGGCCGATGCCGTGGGGTCGGTCTGTGCGTCGCTGGATCCCCTGCTGCGCCTGGTAGAAGCCCATGTCATGGCAGCCGAGCGGCTTCATGCCGACGATACGACGGTGCCGGTGCTGGCCAAGGGCAAGACCGATACGGGACGGTGCTGGATCTACGTTCGGGACGACCGGCCGTTTGGGGGCGCGGGTCCGCCAGCAGCGATGTTCTACTACTCACGCGACCGCAAGGGCGAACATCCCCAGCAGCATCTGGCCCGGTATGCCGGCATCCTGCAGGCCGACGCCTATGACGGGTACAACCAGCTCTATCTGGCCGGGCGCGAGCCCGGACCGATCCGGGAGGCTGCCTGCTGGTCACATGGAAGGCGCCCGTTCTTTGCCATGGCCGACATCGAAGAGAATGCGCGGCGCAAGGGTGCCGGAAAGAAGGAAATCCCGCTCTCTCCGATCGCGATCGAGGTCGTGCGGCGGATCGATGCGCTGTTCGAGATCGAACGCTCCATCAATGGCAGGAGCCCCGAAGGGCGACTTCAGGTGCGACAGACGCTGAGCCGGCCTCTGGTCGAGGACCTTCAGGTCTACATGCGCGAGCAGCTCGCCAAACTGTCCCGCGGTCACGACCTGGCCAAGGCGTTCAACTACATCCTGAAGCGTTGGGCGAGCTTTACGCTGTTCCTCGAAGACGGACGCGTGTGTCTCTCCAACAATGCCGCCGAACGAGGCTTGCGAGGCATCGCTCTTGGACGGAAGTCCTGGCTGTTCTGCGGATCTGATCGCGGAGGGCGGCGCGCGGCAGCTATGTACAGCCTCATCATCACGGCAAAAATGAACGGCATCGACCCGCAAGCCTGGCTCACCGATATCCTCGCCCGCATCGCCGCCCATCCGGCTCATCGGCTGGACGAACTTCTGCCCTGGAATTGGACGCCGGCATCAACGCTCTCCGCTCGAGCGGCATGA
- the tnpB gene encoding IS66 family insertion sequence element accessory protein TnpB (TnpB, as the term is used for proteins encoded by IS66 family insertion elements, is considered an accessory protein, since TnpC, encoded by a neighboring gene, is a DDE family transposase.) has product MIPIPSGVRVWIATGHTDMRRGMQSLALTVQESLKRDPHAGDLYIFRGRRGDLVKILWHDGLGMSLYAKRLDRGKFIWPSASAGAVSISAAQMAYMLEGIDWRNPQLSWRPQSAG; this is encoded by the coding sequence ATGATCCCGATTCCGAGCGGCGTCAGGGTTTGGATCGCCACTGGCCACACCGACATGCGTCGTGGCATGCAAAGCCTGGCTCTTACAGTTCAGGAGAGCTTGAAGCGCGATCCCCATGCCGGCGATCTCTACATCTTCCGGGGCCGCCGCGGTGACCTCGTCAAGATTCTTTGGCACGATGGGCTGGGCATGTCGCTCTACGCCAAGCGCCTCGACCGTGGGAAGTTCATCTGGCCCTCGGCGTCGGCCGGCGCGGTATCGATCTCAGCGGCGCAGATGGCCTATATGCTCGAGGGCATCGACTGGCGGAATCCGCAACTAAGCTGGCGGCCGCAAAGCGCGGGCTGA